One window of Watersipora subatra chromosome 3, tzWatSuba1.1, whole genome shotgun sequence genomic DNA carries:
- the LOC137392062 gene encoding bcl-2-like protein 2, translating into MVCEVTERLTEMETEDIVTDYTAYKLRLSGYDNWRPSTELPTPAMRTMRTLGQQFEDSYTTTFEDMTRDIDVTGPEAQDSISNISSVLFSDGIRWGRVVGLIVFSAKLSVKAMEANLPDQVNNIVSWTTSHLKLPRFRLWLEQNNKWEGFVKFYERPENQNPRVEEFSWTRMCSLGIATIAGAAAAIHLFVQKS; encoded by the exons ATGGTTTGTGAAGTGACTGAGAGGCTGACAGAAATGGAAACcgaagatattgtaacagattACACAGCATATAAACTAAGATTAAGTGGGTATGACAATTGGAGACCTAGTACAGAGCTACCGACACCGGCAATGCGGACTATGAGAACACTTGGACAGCAGTTTGAGGATTCGTATACAACAACATTTGAGGATATGACTCGGGATATAGATGTCACTGGGCCGGAAGCGCAAGATTCTATTTCAAATATATCTAGTGTTTTGTTTAGTGATGGCATACGCTGGGGACGCGTGGTCGGCCTAATCGTATTTTCGGCCAAGCTATCAGTAAAAGCTATGGAAGCCAATTTACCTGATCaagtaaataatattgtttCATGGACGACTAGTCATTTAAAGTTACCCCGATTTCGCCTATGGTTGGaacaaaacaataaatgg GAAGGTTTTGTGAAATTCTATGAAAGACCAGAAAATCAAAACCCCCGTGTTGAAGAGTTTTCTTGGACAAGAATGTGTTCTCTAGGGATTGCCACTATAGCGGGCGCTGCAGCAGCAATTCACCTGTTCGTACAGAAAAGTTGA